One part of the Bdellovibrio sp. KM01 genome encodes these proteins:
- a CDS encoding LamG domain-containing protein, with amino-acid sequence MKWLALILLVISAKSFAQMNMSFAMRGYPTLRCQPTTLSSWVPQANSLKAIYHLNGTGTITNGSVVASEIALANATATNSSATLAFADHPGAPNGIAFLRNYLTASGNANDSISTSATSLANLPAATWNFWVNMSIPSSTAIRLFYKSDNNSSAGYYLTLNPSGSFDFRKVHSVTNMVVQTCPIATSFNNTWRMITVTWDGTSNANGVKIYMNGFELITTGSGSVYLSSPGTCPNAGTYGGYTYQTAGVGGFTSDAAYPFYLVGAPSGTNTTPTSIAFSGSMDEFAVWNKELTSTEVFMLYRNQKCN; translated from the coding sequence ATGAAATGGCTGGCGTTAATTCTTTTGGTTATTAGCGCAAAATCTTTCGCACAAATGAACATGTCATTTGCGATGAGGGGGTATCCCACTCTTCGCTGCCAACCGACGACGCTTTCTTCGTGGGTGCCTCAAGCTAATAGTCTTAAGGCGATTTATCATTTGAATGGCACAGGTACGATTACAAATGGTTCCGTCGTTGCCTCTGAAATCGCACTCGCCAATGCAACAGCGACTAATTCTTCTGCAACGCTGGCATTCGCTGATCATCCCGGCGCACCGAATGGAATCGCGTTTCTTCGGAACTATTTGACCGCCTCTGGAAATGCAAATGATTCTATCTCGACATCAGCGACCTCACTTGCCAATTTGCCTGCCGCGACCTGGAACTTTTGGGTGAACATGAGTATTCCCTCAAGCACGGCGATCCGCTTGTTTTACAAAAGTGACAACAATTCTTCAGCGGGATACTATCTTACACTCAACCCCAGTGGATCTTTTGATTTCAGAAAGGTTCACTCAGTCACAAATATGGTCGTACAGACATGTCCGATTGCGACGTCGTTCAATAATACTTGGCGGATGATTACAGTCACCTGGGATGGAACTTCTAATGCGAACGGCGTAAAAATCTACATGAATGGTTTCGAGCTAATTACGACGGGTTCGGGAAGCGTTTATCTTTCCTCTCCGGGTACTTGTCCAAATGCCGGCACGTATGGTGGTTACACCTATCAAACTGCAGGCGTCGGCGGATTCACAAGTGACGCCGCTTATCCATTCTATCTTGTGGGCGCCCCTTCAGGCACGAATACGACGCCGACATCAATTGCATTCTCGGGCAGTATGGATGAGTTCGCTGTCTGGAATAAGGAACTGACTTCCACTGAAGTCTTCATGCTTTATCGCAATCAAAAATGTAACTAA